TTTAACACAGAGACTCCTTACTTATAATATTAccatttactttttttttttgctactatTGGCTATTCTGCTAATGTTATtcgttaatttatttttttgtagtttCTTTCTGtgtgaaaattaaaagtatattacataatactCATGTATAGCTGTAAGGTAATGAAACAATAATTTCTCTAAAGAAGTACCagatttaatttgttttataatacatatatagagTTTTACATTACTctatatacattataatgaTTAAAGTGTTGTAATCTTATACTACCGAATGGGAATGCAAGTGATATAACagatttttgtttttttgtgttatattaaagttattatttaaatattttctaaaagaatatttataataatgaatttatataatttttagtctattattttttgatagGATATATATCAAAGTGGGTGTATATAACATAAGTGAACAGCATTAGTTTCTATGAAACAAATGTGGATAAGCGTTCttatgcataaaaattaacataacgCCATATAATTTAAccttaaaatattattttatttctcaaaatttacataaaaaagaaatttttttttaattagtaTAGAGAAATTCTATAATAACATTCTACCTCCAATGggttatatattaatactgTTAGAATGATAATCTAGAACTTATAATTACTCTATTAATATATAGAGATATAGTACATAaactttttataacataGTTATCATTATGGGATTAAAATGtactaaatatttatatttttctttttttattgattGCTATTGATAAAAcgttaatttattattttattaataaattttatatgcttatacctttttttgtaggatatttataaaaattttgtaaatactttttcaataaaaatattatgatcTATCATTATCAATGTATTACAGTACTAGATATAGTAATTATAGTATATATTTCAATTAcatatcaattttttaaaaattaaaaaaatataaaatagttTCAATAACTAAATTTGTATACCTTAAGTATCActgtataaaatataattagtGTTTCTTCTTATAATAAGATGGAATTATTCggaaattataatttaagaGACAGCATAAAATTTGTTGttctattaatttttttttcttatatatatttaatatggaATCCGAACAATGATATGGTAAATAAGTGATATATAAGTATATCCTTTacttttttcgttctttttataaaaatttttttttttgtcataatattatgataatatgctcttttttattctactgaatcataatattttatttttttagtgtACTTCTCGTAAATCATTAGGAatgaaatatgaaaaatatggaGCCTTAAATGTGCGTTTTATTAGATTATTGGCAAAACAAGAACTAAAGAAGGAATTATATCACAAGAGATTAAGAGAGGATTTATCATATGTTAGAAAAggtaataaagaaaaaaattattctgaTGATATATCTGcatatacaaatttaaaaaaaaggggtctaAACAATTTAGATTTATATAAGAAAGTTTATAATCATagatatgcaaaaaaaaatgtttttggaaaattggattgttattgtgaaaaaaaattatttgacaAAATTGATTACATAAATGAgttagcagaaaaaaaatggaataataaaaaatcatttataaagaaaatttttcaaaaatattttattccgcttttttttttttccttacttCCTCTACTTGgatcaatttttattatattatttgatGGTAAAGATAAAGCCATAATAAAAGTATGCAACAAAAGTCACACAGGTACCGCTGATGGTAAATGTGATAACGCTGATGCATGGTTTCATGTTAATGATACATTCAGAGCATTTGAAGAGATTAATTACATTCTATTTTACTATATTGTTCCTATCATAGTTATATtagtaattatttatattctgttaaaattgataaaatacGAAAGATTGAAAACTGGGAAAGACAAAATGAGCGTAAAACAATATTGTCGTCTCTGTAAAagcattttataaaaaatctaGTATTTATTATATGGTTATTTATAtctgttaaaaaataaggtaTACattctttatattattattaaacaaattacttataataacacaatttttataactgaattacatataaatccttgatttttatgaaaatattgaatgactcttttttccattagcattatatgttttcttttactgcaatatatatatatttatttctatCTAGTTGTAATATgtacaatatttttcatttgagTTATTGTATAATTGTAGTCGTTTGAAAATACAGTTGTATATATACTGTTATTAAGTAATactaatgaaaaatataatttcgtAGATTTATATATGAACCCCATGTAAGTTCCTTAATACtgatatattaataaaatatatgcatatttcatttataaattgtgtaaatatatgtgaaaTGAGAACTGAAACTGTTTCATTCTATAGTCagacaaaaaattatgcgtAAATgtaaactgatgtgtgtatttatatatttatcttatttttaagaagtgATTTGTTTTGTGATATattgatatttttaacatttgtttcgttaatattttttaaataacataaGGATTATTTACgtttttaatgaatatagacaatatttatatagtGAATATTGagagtatatttttataaacacaaatatatgttataataatatattatatatataaatattaaattaagtATATGTATAGAATTAATCTGAgccataattataattagtGTTATTAACTGAGataagttatatataaatgtactttatatatatgtagttTTAATGAGTAGGAAAAatacaatatatttattataattatattaatgtataatgtaaaaacacaatatatataataattccattgtaaaaaaaataataacatattaatattatgaaGAAA
The DNA window shown above is from Plasmodium vivax scf_6687 genomic scaffold, whole genome shotgun sequence and carries:
- a CDS encoding variable surface protein Vir35, putative (encoded by transcript PVX_067190A) → MKYEKYGALNVRFIRLLAKQELKKELYHKRLREDLSYVRKGNKEKNYSDDISAYTNLKKRGLNNLDLYKKVYNHRYAKKNVFGKLDCYCEKKLFDKIDYINELAEKKWNNKKSFIKKIFQKYFIPLFFFSLLPLLGSIFIILFDGKDKAIIKVCNKSHTGTADGKCDNADAWFHVNDTFRAFEEINYILFYYIVPIIVILVIIYILLKLIKYERLKTGKDKMSVKQYCRLCKSIL